One Nomascus leucogenys isolate Asia chromosome 22a, Asia_NLE_v1, whole genome shotgun sequence DNA segment encodes these proteins:
- the LOC100593245 gene encoding gamma-crystallin D-like isoform X2: MGKITLYEDRGFQGRHECSSDHPTLQPYLSRCNSVRVDSGCWMLYEQPNYAGLQYFLHRGDYADHQQWMGLSDSVRSCRLIPHMSAVRLRIYEQEDYRGQMVEITEDCSSLHHRFHLSEIHSFNVLEGSWVLYELPNYWERQYLLRPGDYRRYLDWGAMDARVGSLRRTVELY; encoded by the exons ATGGGGAAG ATCACCCTCTACGAGGACCGGGGCTTCCAGGGCCGCCACGAATGCAGCAGCGACCACCCCACCCTGCAGCCCTACTTGAGCCGCTGCAACTCGGTGCGCGTGGACAGCGGCTGCTGGATGCTCTATGAGCAGCCCAACTACGCGGGCCTCCAGTACTTCCTGCACCGCGGCGACTATGCCGACCACCAGCAGTGGATGGGCCTCAGCGACTCGGTCCGCTCCTGCCGCCTCATCCCCCACATGAGTGCAGTCCG GCTCAGGATCTATGAGCAAGAGGATTATAGGGGCCAGATGGTGGAGATCACTGAGGACTGCTCCTCTCTTCACCACCGCTTCCACCTCAGTGAGATCCACTCCTTCAATGTACTGGAGGGCTCCTGGGTCCTCTATGAGCTGCCCAACTACTGGGAGCGGCAGTACCTGCTGAGGCCAGGGGACTACAGGCGGTACCTTGACTGGGGGGCCATGGATGCTAGAGTGGGCTCCCTGAGGAGAACTGTGGAGCTCTACTGA
- the LOC100593245 gene encoding gamma-crystallin D-like isoform X1, which yields MGKITLYEDRGFQGRHECSSDHPTLQPYLSRCNSVRVDSGCWMLYEQPNYAGLQYFLHRGDYADHQQWMGLSDSVRSCRLIPQASSHRLRIYEQEDYRGQMVEITEDCSSLHHRFHLSEIHSFNVLEGSWVLYELPNYWERQYLLRPGDYRRYLDWGAMDARVGSLRRTVELY from the exons ATGGGGAAG ATCACCCTCTACGAGGACCGGGGCTTCCAGGGCCGCCACGAATGCAGCAGCGACCACCCCACCCTGCAGCCCTACTTGAGCCGCTGCAACTCGGTGCGCGTGGACAGCGGCTGCTGGATGCTCTATGAGCAGCCCAACTACGCGGGCCTCCAGTACTTCCTGCACCGCGGCGACTATGCCGACCACCAGCAGTGGATGGGCCTCAGCGACTCGGTCCGCTCCTGCCGCCTCATCCCCCA GGCCAGCTCCCACAGGCTCAGGATCTATGAGCAAGAGGATTATAGGGGCCAGATGGTGGAGATCACTGAGGACTGCTCCTCTCTTCACCACCGCTTCCACCTCAGTGAGATCCACTCCTTCAATGTACTGGAGGGCTCCTGGGTCCTCTATGAGCTGCCCAACTACTGGGAGCGGCAGTACCTGCTGAGGCCAGGGGACTACAGGCGGTACCTTGACTGGGGGGCCATGGATGCTAGAGTGGGCTCCCTGAGGAGAACTGTGGAGCTCTACTGA